A region of Proteobacteria bacterium CG1_02_64_396 DNA encodes the following proteins:
- a CDS encoding pyruvate, phosphate dikinase produces MANKMVYYYGGAVAEGDASMKNLLGGKGANLAEMATLGIPVPAGFTITTEICTAYYDNNRQYPAGLESEVDAAMARVEAEMGAKFGDAENPLLVSVRSGARVSMPGMMDTVLNLGMNDTTVQGVIKQSGNERFAWDSYRRFLQMFGDVVLEVDHHHFEHALESLKKARGVALDTELSAEDMKGLVATFKGIIENKTGKPFPESPKEQLWAAVGAVFNSWMNDRAITYRRLHDIPESWGTAVSVCAMVFGNMGDDCATGVAFTRDPSTGEHVFFGEFLINAQGEDVVAGIRTPQQITQAGSREWALSNSVPEVDRKSRFPSLEEAMPEVFGELVTVYKRLENHYRDMQDIEFTIQKNRLWLLQTRNGKRTIRAGVKIAVDMVDEGMITKEQAVARIEPERLDQLLHPTLDPNAEKKVIARGLPASPGAATGKVVFHADDAMEWAEKGESVILVRIETSPEDIHGMHAAQGILTARGGTTSHAAVVARGMGRCCVSGCGEIQIDYESELFNVGYISVNKGDWITLDGSTGEIMLGRVPTRSPELSGEFGRLMGWVDEIRRLKVRTNADTPHDAEVARSFGAEGIGLCRTEHMFFDGDRITAVREMILADDVAGRRKALDKLLPMQREDFSGIFKAMKGYPCTIRLLDPPLHEFLPHTDEEIAEVARASGAMKEKLKEKVAALHEFNPMLGHRGCRLAITYPEIYEMQVRAIMEAACELVKNDGFSIVPEIMIPLVGKQSELALLKKQAVAVADQVLRETGVEVTYMIGTMIELPRAAVTADEIAHEAQFFSFGTNDLTQTSLGISRDDAGSFLGEYVRKGIYEKDPFVSIDVGGVGQLVKMGIERGRATRPDIKLGVCGEHGGDPTSVMFFHAAGLDYVSCSPFRVPITRLAAAQAVLAEKK; encoded by the coding sequence ATGGCGAACAAGATGGTTTATTACTACGGTGGCGCAGTTGCCGAGGGCGACGCCTCCATGAAGAACCTGCTGGGGGGCAAGGGGGCCAACCTGGCCGAGATGGCCACGCTCGGCATACCGGTTCCCGCCGGTTTCACCATCACCACCGAGATCTGCACCGCCTACTACGACAATAACCGCCAGTACCCCGCCGGGCTGGAATCTGAGGTCGACGCCGCCATGGCCCGTGTCGAGGCCGAGATGGGGGCTAAATTCGGCGACGCCGAAAATCCCCTGCTGGTTTCGGTGCGCTCCGGCGCCCGGGTGTCAATGCCCGGCATGATGGACACCGTTCTCAACCTGGGTATGAACGACACCACGGTGCAGGGGGTGATTAAGCAATCGGGCAACGAGCGTTTCGCCTGGGATTCCTACCGCCGCTTTTTGCAGATGTTTGGCGACGTGGTGCTGGAGGTCGATCACCACCACTTCGAACACGCCCTTGAGTCTTTGAAAAAAGCCCGCGGCGTGGCGCTCGATACCGAGTTGTCTGCCGAAGATATGAAGGGGCTGGTCGCCACCTTCAAAGGGATCATCGAAAACAAAACCGGCAAGCCCTTCCCCGAGTCTCCGAAAGAGCAGCTCTGGGCCGCCGTCGGCGCCGTCTTCAATTCGTGGATGAACGACCGGGCCATCACCTATCGCCGCCTGCACGACATCCCCGAGTCCTGGGGTACCGCCGTGAGCGTCTGCGCCATGGTCTTCGGCAACATGGGCGACGACTGCGCCACCGGGGTGGCCTTCACCCGCGACCCCTCCACCGGCGAGCACGTCTTCTTCGGCGAATTCCTCATCAACGCCCAGGGCGAGGATGTGGTGGCCGGCATCCGCACCCCCCAGCAGATCACCCAGGCCGGTAGTCGGGAATGGGCCCTTTCGAACAGCGTGCCCGAGGTCGACCGCAAGAGCCGCTTCCCCTCGCTGGAAGAGGCGATGCCCGAGGTCTTCGGCGAGTTGGTGACCGTCTACAAGCGGCTTGAAAACCACTACCGCGACATGCAGGACATCGAGTTCACCATCCAGAAAAACCGCCTCTGGTTGCTGCAAACCCGCAACGGCAAGCGGACCATCCGGGCCGGGGTGAAGATCGCCGTCGACATGGTCGACGAGGGGATGATCACCAAAGAGCAGGCGGTGGCCCGCATTGAGCCCGAGCGGCTTGATCAACTGCTGCACCCTACCTTGGACCCCAACGCCGAGAAGAAGGTGATCGCCCGCGGTCTGCCCGCATCCCCCGGCGCCGCCACCGGTAAGGTGGTCTTCCACGCCGATGACGCCATGGAGTGGGCCGAGAAGGGTGAAAGCGTCATTCTGGTCCGCATCGAGACCAGCCCCGAAGACATCCACGGCATGCACGCCGCCCAGGGAATTTTGACCGCCCGCGGCGGCACCACCTCCCACGCGGCGGTGGTCGCCCGCGGCATGGGGCGTTGCTGCGTCTCGGGCTGCGGCGAGATCCAGATCGACTACGAATCCGAGCTGTTCAACGTCGGTTACATCTCCGTCAACAAGGGCGACTGGATCACCCTGGACGGCTCGACCGGCGAGATCATGCTGGGCCGGGTTCCCACCCGCTCCCCAGAGCTTTCGGGCGAGTTCGGTCGTTTGATGGGCTGGGTCGACGAGATCCGCCGTTTGAAGGTGCGCACCAATGCCGACACCCCCCACGATGCCGAGGTGGCACGTAGTTTTGGCGCCGAGGGAATCGGCCTATGCCGGACCGAGCACATGTTCTTCGACGGCGACCGCATCACCGCCGTGCGCGAGATGATTCTGGCCGACGACGTGGCGGGTCGCCGTAAGGCGCTCGACAAGCTGCTGCCGATGCAGCGCGAGGATTTCAGCGGCATCTTCAAGGCGATGAAGGGTTACCCCTGCACCATCCGCCTGCTCGATCCCCCGCTGCACGAGTTCCTTCCCCACACCGACGAAGAGATCGCCGAGGTAGCCCGGGCCAGCGGCGCGATGAAAGAAAAACTCAAAGAAAAGGTCGCTGCCCTGCACGAGTTCAACCCGATGCTTGGACATCGCGGTTGCCGTCTGGCGATTACCTACCCCGAGATCTACGAAATGCAGGTCCGCGCCATCATGGAGGCTGCCTGCGAGCTGGTAAAAAACGATGGGTTCAGCATCGTTCCCGAGATCATGATCCCCCTGGTGGGCAAGCAGTCCGAACTGGCGCTGCTGAAAAAACAGGCGGTGGCGGTGGCCGACCAGGTGCTGCGTGAGACCGGGGTCGAGGTGACCTACATGATCGGCACCATGATCGAGCTGCCCCGCGCCGCAGTGACCGCCGACGAGATTGCGCACGAGGCGCAGTTCTTCAGCTTCGGCACCAACGATCTGACCCAGACCAGCCTGGGGATCTCCCGCGACGACGCCGGTTCGTTCCTCGGCGAATACGTCCGCAAGGGGATCTACGAAAAAGACCCCTTCGTCTCGATTGACGTGGGCGGAGTTGGCCAGCTGGTCAAGATGGGGATCGAAAGGGGGCGCGCCACCCGTCCCGACATCAAGCTGGGGGTCTGCGGCGAGCACGGAGGCGACCCCACCTCGGTGATGTTTTTCCATGCGGCCGGGCTCGATTATGTCTCGTGCAGCCCCTTCCGGGTGCCGATCACACGTCTCGCCGCCGCTCAAGCGGTGCTGGCTGAAAAGAAATAA
- a CDS encoding pantetheine-phosphate adenylyltransferase yields the protein MALTAVYPGTFDPITRGHSDLIERGSGLFERLVVAVAENPKKSPLFSFDERVEMVREVTGHLPNVEVMAFSGLLTRFVEEIDGNVILRGLRAISDFEYEFQMASMNRKQPSHVETVFLMTGESYTYLSSRFVKEIGRMGGEIDFYVHPEVARRLLAKLGEGQA from the coding sequence ATGGCTTTAACTGCGGTTTACCCCGGCACCTTCGACCCCATCACTCGGGGGCATTCCGATCTGATCGAACGGGGCAGTGGATTGTTCGAGCGACTGGTGGTTGCAGTGGCCGAAAACCCCAAAAAATCGCCCCTGTTTTCGTTCGACGAGCGGGTCGAAATGGTGCGTGAGGTGACCGGGCACCTGCCCAACGTCGAGGTGATGGCCTTCTCGGGACTGCTGACCCGTTTCGTCGAGGAGATCGACGGCAACGTGATCCTGCGGGGCTTGAGGGCGATCTCCGACTTCGAATACGAATTCCAGATGGCTTCGATGAATCGCAAACAGCCCTCCCATGTCGAGACCGTCTTCCTCATGACCGGCGAGTCCTACACCTACCTCTCCAGCCGCTTTGTCAAAGAGATCGGCCGGATGGGGGGGGAGATCGACTTCTACGTCCACCCCGAGGTGGCGCGCCGTCTTTTGGCCAAGTTGGGGGAGGGGCAAGCGTGA
- a CDS encoding carbon storage regulator: MLILTRRNGESLMIGDDVKITILGIKGNQVRIGIDAPREVEVHREEIYERIKRENTTSGPVDDEDLAVMDRLFGD; encoded by the coding sequence ATGCTCATTCTCACCCGGCGCAACGGCGAAAGCCTGATGATTGGTGACGACGTCAAAATCACCATCTTGGGCATCAAGGGCAACCAGGTTCGTATCGGCATCGATGCCCCCCGCGAAGTGGAAGTCCATCGCGAGGAGATCTACGAGCGCATCAAACGTGAAAACACCACCTCCGGTCCCGTCGACGACGAGGATTTGGCGGTGATGGATCGTCTGTTCGGGGATTGA
- a CDS encoding signal recognition particle-docking protein FtsY, translated as MKEGRFMGLWSKLKSGLTKTRAQLGGGLGRLIGRKPVDASILNDLEDHLIMADMGVATVERLMEKVRRAAKKDPTPEAVSRVLRQELIAILKPLERPFLQERHHRPHVAMMVGINGAGKTTTLGKLARRYQGEGLKVMLAAGDTFRAAATEQLVVWGERAGVPVIRQGQGADSAAVAFDALESAQKRGIELLLIDTAGRLHTQGGLMEELKKVGRVLKRLDPEAPHDTLLVLDATIGQNALRQARAFHEATPVTGLVVTKLDGTAKGGVVVSIAEELKIPIAFIGVGEGVEDLRPFDAEGYVEALFSDD; from the coding sequence ATCAAAGAGGGTCGATTCATGGGGCTGTGGAGCAAGCTCAAAAGCGGACTTACCAAGACCCGCGCCCAGTTGGGGGGCGGGTTGGGGCGGCTTATCGGGCGCAAACCGGTCGATGCCTCGATTTTGAACGACCTGGAAGACCACCTGATTATGGCCGACATGGGGGTGGCGACGGTCGAGCGGTTGATGGAAAAGGTTCGCCGTGCGGCGAAGAAAGATCCCACCCCCGAGGCGGTTTCTCGGGTGTTGCGCCAAGAACTGATCGCTATTCTCAAACCGTTGGAGCGCCCCTTTTTGCAGGAGCGCCATCATCGCCCCCATGTGGCGATGATGGTGGGAATCAACGGTGCCGGAAAAACCACCACCCTGGGTAAATTGGCCCGCCGGTACCAGGGTGAGGGGCTCAAGGTGATGTTGGCCGCCGGCGATACCTTTCGGGCGGCGGCGACCGAACAATTGGTGGTTTGGGGGGAGCGGGCCGGGGTACCGGTGATCCGCCAGGGGCAGGGCGCCGATTCGGCGGCGGTCGCCTTCGATGCCCTGGAGTCGGCCCAAAAGCGGGGGATCGAACTGCTGTTGATCGACACCGCTGGGCGGTTGCATACCCAGGGGGGGCTGATGGAGGAACTGAAAAAAGTGGGACGGGTTCTCAAACGGCTCGATCCCGAGGCGCCCCACGACACCCTGCTGGTGCTCGATGCCACCATCGGCCAGAACGCCCTGCGTCAGGCCCGCGCCTTCCACGAGGCGACCCCGGTCACCGGTTTGGTGGTGACCAAACTCGACGGCACCGCCAAGGGTGGGGTGGTGGTCTCGATTGCCGAAGAGCTCAAGATTCCCATCGCCTTCATCGGGGTGGGGGAGGGGGTCGAGGATTTGCGCCCCTTCGATGCCGAGGGGTATGTCGAGGCGCTGTTCAGCGACGACTGA